A DNA window from Pedobacter africanus contains the following coding sequences:
- a CDS encoding aldose epimerase family protein → MKTKLIRTGKIIDGKEVLGIELTNTKGTYVKVYNYGAILNKFVVTNKHGEKQDIVLGFDDIDQYISEAYLNDYPYFGAVIGRYANRIKNGRFTIDGVTHQLSQAKGGDCLHGGDIGFDRRVWEVLSTIDPSVTLQYVSPDGEENFPGNLTVQLTFKLTDEDELILDFKATTDAPTAVNLTHHSYFNLSPDLGSIANHIHRMPASNYLEQDDNYVVTGKLLPVEGTIHDFLGDKPIGRDWDPAEGYDQTYVLDKNYGEFTLASETAEEQSGLKLSVYTTEPVAHFYTAKYLNVKHGKQGKDYHPFEAFCVETQHQPNAVNIPAFPSTILRPGETYKQTTIYKIEHT, encoded by the coding sequence ATGAAAACAAAGCTGATCAGGACAGGTAAAATTATTGATGGAAAAGAAGTCCTGGGAATAGAACTGACCAATACCAAAGGTACTTATGTGAAAGTATACAATTATGGAGCGATCCTGAATAAGTTCGTAGTGACCAATAAACACGGCGAAAAGCAGGATATTGTTTTAGGATTCGACGACATAGACCAATATATAAGTGAGGCCTATTTAAACGATTACCCTTATTTCGGTGCAGTAATCGGGCGTTATGCCAACCGGATTAAAAACGGGCGGTTTACCATTGATGGCGTAACCCACCAGCTTTCGCAGGCCAAAGGGGGCGATTGTTTGCATGGGGGAGATATAGGCTTTGACAGAAGGGTATGGGAGGTGTTGTCTACGATCGATCCAAGCGTTACACTTCAGTATGTGAGCCCGGATGGTGAGGAAAATTTTCCGGGGAACCTAACCGTACAGCTTACTTTTAAACTTACAGATGAAGATGAACTGATCCTGGATTTTAAAGCCACTACCGATGCGCCAACAGCGGTTAACCTGACACACCACAGTTATTTTAATTTGTCACCGGATTTAGGTTCCATTGCCAACCATATCCACAGAATGCCGGCCAGTAACTACCTGGAGCAGGATGACAACTATGTGGTTACCGGAAAATTGCTTCCGGTAGAAGGGACAATACATGACTTTTTAGGAGACAAACCCATCGGGCGCGACTGGGATCCCGCAGAAGGTTATGACCAGACCTATGTATTGGATAAAAATTATGGCGAATTTACATTGGCTTCCGAGACTGCAGAGGAGCAGAGCGGCTTAAAGCTATCGGTTTACACTACAGAGCCTGTAGCTCATTTCTATACGGCAAAATATTTAAATGTAAAGCATGGTAAACAGGGAAAGGATTATCATCCTTTTGAAGCATTTTGTGTGGAAACACAGCACCAACCTAATGCGGTAAATATACCAGCTTTTCCATCTACAATTTTAAGGCCTGGTGAAACCTACAAACAAACTACAATTTATAAAATAGAACATACCTGA
- a CDS encoding DsbA family oxidoreductase: MKIDIWSDVRCPFCYIGKRKLEKALAQFEHKDSVVIEWHSFELDPHAETLIGVDAYDYLAERYDRGREWSVETHNRVAESAAQVGLTFNFDKAIMANSFDAHRLIQMAKGIGADGEAEELLFKAHFTDGLNIADHAVLIEIGKQCGLGGLEVEMMLKGKDFTEEVRHDEDIAQQIRVKGVPFFVLEGKLGISGAQEPEVFLDAMNKIERGEDLQ; the protein is encoded by the coding sequence ATGAAGATAGATATCTGGTCGGACGTACGCTGTCCGTTTTGCTATATAGGCAAAAGAAAGCTTGAAAAAGCTTTGGCACAGTTTGAGCATAAAGACAGTGTAGTGATAGAATGGCATAGTTTTGAACTGGACCCTCATGCGGAAACGCTGATTGGTGTAGACGCCTATGATTACCTGGCTGAACGTTATGACAGGGGCAGGGAATGGTCTGTTGAAACCCACAACAGGGTTGCCGAGTCGGCAGCTCAGGTGGGCTTAACTTTCAATTTTGACAAGGCAATTATGGCCAATTCTTTTGATGCACACCGGCTGATCCAAATGGCAAAAGGCATCGGTGCGGACGGGGAGGCGGAAGAATTGCTTTTTAAGGCACATTTTACAGACGGGCTGAATATAGCCGACCATGCAGTGCTTATTGAAATTGGAAAACAATGTGGCTTAGGCGGCCTGGAAGTAGAAATGATGCTCAAGGGCAAGGATTTTACTGAGGAGGTGCGACATGATGAGGATATTGCCCAGCAGATTAGGGTTAAAGGGGTTCCTTTCTTTGTGCTTGAAGGAAAACTGGGGATATCCGGAGCACAGGAACCAGAGGTATTTCTGGATGCCATGAACAAAATTGAACGTGGAGAGGACCTTCAATAA
- a CDS encoding GNAT family N-acetyltransferase has protein sequence MGIIIRVARPEDLDVLLEFEQGVVSAERPFNPTLIDGKIQYYDLNYLMSTEQAVVAVAEEEGIAIASGYALIKKAEKPYFNFDTYAYLGFMYVKPEYRGRGVNKLILDFLMDWSKEKGISEIRLDVYDKNESAIAAYEKAGFEPLLLTMRLRS, from the coding sequence ATGGGTATAATTATAAGAGTGGCGAGGCCAGAAGATCTGGACGTTTTGTTGGAATTTGAACAGGGGGTTGTGTCGGCAGAGCGGCCGTTTAACCCTACCCTTATTGATGGTAAGATTCAATATTATGATTTGAATTATTTGATGTCTACGGAGCAGGCAGTGGTTGCAGTAGCTGAAGAAGAAGGTATAGCAATTGCCAGCGGATATGCCCTCATTAAAAAAGCGGAGAAGCCCTATTTTAATTTTGACACCTATGCGTACCTCGGTTTTATGTATGTTAAACCGGAATACAGGGGTAGAGGCGTTAATAAACTGATATTGGATTTTTTGATGGATTGGTCAAAAGAAAAAGGTATCTCAGAAATCAGGCTGGATGTGTATGACAAGAATGAATCTGCTATAGCAGCCTATGAAAAGGCAGGCTTTGAACCTCTATTACTTACCATGAGGTTGAGGTCTTAA
- a CDS encoding DinB family protein: protein MSRNELIKAVENAISGFQEQLSLIDTNQLNTIPYEGSWTAGQLGQHMRMANSGFVEVINGPVKDTERAADAQVAGIRETFLNFGLKMDAPDFVVPELREYKKDSLVNGLEKVKQDVVRAIEELDLDKTCVAFELPVYGYLTRLEAITFIIYHTQRHAQQLSRIRESLQA, encoded by the coding sequence ATGAGCAGAAATGAACTTATAAAAGCAGTAGAAAATGCGATATCAGGCTTTCAGGAGCAGCTTTCTTTAATCGATACAAATCAACTCAATACCATACCCTATGAAGGAAGCTGGACAGCCGGGCAGCTGGGACAACACATGCGTATGGCCAATTCAGGTTTTGTGGAAGTAATTAACGGACCGGTTAAAGATACCGAACGGGCAGCGGATGCCCAGGTAGCAGGTATCAGGGAAACTTTCCTGAATTTCGGCTTAAAAATGGATGCCCCCGATTTTGTAGTGCCCGAATTGAGGGAATATAAGAAAGATAGTCTGGTGAACGGCCTGGAGAAAGTAAAACAGGATGTGGTCAGGGCGATTGAGGAACTTGATCTGGATAAAACCTGTGTTGCGTTTGAATTGCCGGTTTACGGATACCTGACGCGGCTTGAGGCCATTACTTTTATCATTTATCACACCCAAAGGCATGCACAGCAGCTTAGCCGCATTCGGGAAAGCCTGCAAGCCTGA
- a CDS encoding DUF4833 domain-containing protein: MKTTSITIRAHFSSWLLMALFVCQGAFAQTADNSDPSPLKFPVPQGISNQLFYLQRDPNTNTIICELNVDGNGELNKKEPIKVYWLRYAEKGEKEGLSYIQKKFAYGIQTRDIGNDQYELKFVSYKKFPMYLMRSAEDKKYHVYVTANKKKIQLERIFLRIEGGSFWLPNVKYVELKGLNTANKAQTVERIKV; this comes from the coding sequence ATGAAAACAACTTCGATAACGATTCGCGCACACTTCTCATCTTGGTTGCTGATGGCCTTGTTTGTATGCCAGGGGGCTTTTGCACAAACTGCCGATAATAGTGACCCTTCACCTTTAAAGTTTCCGGTTCCCCAGGGGATCAGTAACCAGTTGTTCTATTTACAGAGAGATCCCAATACCAATACCATCATTTGTGAGCTGAACGTAGATGGAAATGGGGAACTGAATAAGAAAGAGCCTATAAAGGTATATTGGCTGCGTTATGCAGAAAAAGGAGAGAAGGAGGGCTTGAGTTATATCCAAAAGAAGTTTGCTTATGGCATTCAGACCAGGGATATAGGGAATGATCAGTACGAGCTTAAATTCGTATCCTACAAAAAGTTTCCGATGTACCTGATGAGATCAGCAGAAGACAAAAAATACCATGTATATGTTACGGCCAATAAAAAGAAGATCCAGCTGGAACGTATCTTTCTTCGGATAGAAGGTGGGTCTTTCTGGCTGCCCAATGTAAAATATGTGGAGTTGAAAGGGCTCAATACGGCTAACAAGGCACAAACTGTGGAAAGAATAAAAGTTTAA
- a CDS encoding sulfite exporter TauE/SafE family protein, protein MSIQENEIKVSIQRKSQEKKWRTVAYLCLLILTVLFVGYALYSYLTYETLVALGRDLYGQMDQKFFWMLAVGFLAQLVDGALGMGYGVVSTTLLLSGGLNPAVISGSIHTAEMFSSGASGFSHYRFGNVNKKLFKTLLIPGVLGAIAGAILLGYAGDAFSQWIRPVISIYTLLLGIRILSNAFKEKPKPQKVKRAGWLAGAGGFLDSFGGGGWGPLVTSTLISKGRTPKYVIGSVSLTEFFVTMASAITFFFILGVSHWQSIIGLIVGGVIAAPIAAKLVGKLPIKKMFIGVAVIVIISSIRIIWMSLGKLF, encoded by the coding sequence ATGAGTATCCAGGAAAACGAAATTAAAGTCAGTATCCAACGTAAATCGCAGGAAAAAAAATGGAGGACAGTAGCTTATTTATGTCTGCTTATCCTTACTGTCCTTTTTGTAGGTTATGCCCTATATTCCTATCTAACTTATGAAACCCTTGTTGCTTTAGGCAGGGATCTCTATGGACAGATGGATCAGAAATTCTTCTGGATGCTGGCGGTAGGTTTTCTGGCGCAACTGGTAGACGGGGCGCTGGGCATGGGCTATGGTGTAGTATCTACTACCTTGTTGTTATCCGGCGGATTAAACCCCGCAGTGATATCGGGCAGTATACATACTGCCGAAATGTTTTCCAGTGGCGCCTCTGGCTTCAGCCATTATCGTTTCGGGAATGTCAATAAGAAGTTGTTCAAAACATTGCTTATCCCCGGTGTACTGGGGGCAATTGCAGGGGCAATTTTACTGGGCTATGCCGGAGATGCCTTTTCGCAATGGATCAGGCCGGTGATATCCATATACACGCTTTTGCTGGGAATCCGCATACTAAGCAATGCATTTAAAGAAAAACCAAAACCCCAAAAGGTTAAACGTGCCGGCTGGCTGGCCGGTGCCGGAGGTTTTCTGGATTCTTTTGGCGGCGGCGGATGGGGGCCGCTGGTAACATCCACACTTATATCTAAAGGACGAACGCCTAAATATGTTATTGGCTCAGTAAGTTTAACGGAGTTTTTTGTGACCATGGCAAGCGCCATCACCTTCTTTTTTATATTGGGTGTAAGTCACTGGCAATCCATTATCGGCCTGATCGTTGGTGGGGTAATAGCGGCACCAATAGCAGCCAAACTGGTAGGTAAACTTCCCATTAAAAAGATGTTTATCGGGGTTGCCGTAATCGTCATCATATCCAGCATCCGCATCATCTGGATGTCCCTCGGTAAATTGTTTTAG
- a CDS encoding TonB-dependent receptor codes for MKLHIHKFLYLIILPVAALFHQKTYAQGNNFIVISGKIIDEGTKEPLPGVNVLIKGTVNGISTGSDGEFNLKTKAKFPFTLVVSSVGFQTQEFEVKGTDSRINIAMVTQTQLGQEVVITASRVEESILKSPVAIEKLDIRAIRESPAPSFYDALENVKGVQMITSSLTFKVPNTRGFNIPNNFRFMQLVDGVDMQAATLGVPLGNAIGPTELDIASVEITPGAASALYGMNAINGMANLITKSPFLYQGLSFYQKTGVNHIGGTGRDLSNLTETSIRYAKAFNNKFAFKINLSYLRGTDWVSDTRTNQNPNNLVTANPAYPELNADADNPAYDAWNKYGDDSGSNAVTISGLTIPGKGSANSIITRRTGYWEKDVVSPNIDNLKFDAALHYRLNDNAELSYSYRIGKMDGVFQRGNKIQLDNVIVQNHKLELKGDNYFIRTYMSSESTGDSYNIKPLVDNLDLTNKSNSVWGADFKTAAQNALNNGSSLADALRLGRIAADAGRAEPGTAQFNELKKTIIGINNWDHAKNVAGAPVTGGAWLKQESRTYHADAQWNLSKYTKVLDLLIGADARIYEVIPDGNNFVDFKRPLADRNKPLADGSFGDNVYYKKFGAFSQVTKTFFDEKLKLFGSIRVDYNPEFEAKINPRVAAVYTIAKRHNFRASFQNGYRFPALFEAVSFVNNGNIRRVGGLSYINDGLNYLDNSYTLSSINVFNAKVNADVKASGGTLTENQAAINNKALLEITSLSATRPERINSFEVGYKSILLDNKLVVDIDAYVNQYDGFLGQVEVAVPYAAGLTSQLTVGSDDAAIAALASKRNAQQTRYRVYTNAKNKYNNYGSSLGITYNFFEKYTVVGNVSFNDITKNKQADVFVTGFNTPKWSTNISFGNREILKNLGFNIAWKWQEEFLWESPLVNGTVPAFNTFDAQVTYRVPQSKATLKVGGTNIFNKNYVQYAGGPTLGALYYAAVTLDGLLTK; via the coding sequence ATGAAACTGCACATCCATAAATTTTTATATCTGATCATACTGCCTGTGGCAGCCCTGTTCCATCAAAAAACCTACGCACAGGGAAATAACTTCATTGTCATATCAGGCAAAATTATAGACGAAGGAACCAAAGAGCCCCTTCCGGGAGTTAACGTACTCATTAAAGGAACAGTTAACGGAATTTCTACCGGATCAGATGGTGAATTCAATTTAAAGACCAAAGCTAAATTCCCTTTTACACTGGTGGTGTCGAGCGTAGGCTTTCAAACCCAGGAATTTGAGGTAAAGGGTACCGATTCCAGGATAAACATTGCCATGGTTACCCAAACCCAACTGGGACAGGAAGTGGTAATTACGGCTTCCCGGGTTGAAGAAAGTATTCTTAAATCGCCTGTAGCGATTGAAAAGCTGGACATCCGGGCCATTCGGGAATCGCCTGCACCGAGCTTTTACGATGCACTTGAAAACGTGAAAGGCGTCCAGATGATTACTTCAAGCTTAACTTTTAAAGTACCCAACACAAGGGGCTTTAACATCCCGAACAACTTCCGATTTATGCAGCTGGTTGATGGTGTGGATATGCAGGCTGCAACCTTAGGCGTTCCCCTGGGCAATGCCATTGGCCCTACTGAGCTGGACATTGCCAGTGTAGAGATCACCCCCGGTGCGGCCTCTGCATTGTATGGCATGAATGCCATCAACGGTATGGCCAATTTAATTACCAAAAGCCCATTCCTTTACCAGGGATTAAGCTTTTACCAGAAAACCGGGGTAAACCACATAGGTGGAACAGGCAGAGACCTGAGCAATCTGACAGAAACATCAATTCGCTATGCAAAGGCATTTAACAATAAGTTTGCTTTTAAAATCAACCTCAGCTATTTAAGAGGTACGGATTGGGTTTCAGATACACGCACCAACCAGAACCCCAATAACCTCGTAACTGCAAACCCGGCTTACCCTGAGCTGAATGCTGATGCCGATAACCCCGCCTATGATGCCTGGAACAAATATGGCGACGACAGCGGAAGCAATGCCGTAACCATTAGCGGTTTAACCATTCCGGGAAAAGGTTCGGCAAACAGCATCATTACACGCCGTACAGGCTATTGGGAAAAAGATGTGGTTAGCCCTAATATCGACAACCTGAAATTTGATGCTGCCCTTCATTATCGCCTGAACGATAACGCCGAACTCTCCTACTCTTATCGTATTGGTAAAATGGATGGCGTATTCCAGCGGGGAAATAAAATACAGCTGGATAATGTAATTGTTCAGAACCATAAACTAGAGTTAAAAGGCGATAACTATTTTATCCGCACCTATATGTCGAGCGAATCTACCGGCGATTCTTACAACATTAAGCCTTTGGTAGATAACCTAGACCTGACCAACAAATCGAACAGTGTTTGGGGTGCAGATTTTAAAACTGCCGCGCAGAATGCCCTGAACAATGGATCATCTTTAGCCGATGCACTCAGATTGGGCAGAATTGCTGCTGATGCAGGGCGGGCAGAACCTGGCACCGCTCAGTTTAACGAGCTTAAAAAAACAATCATTGGCATCAACAACTGGGACCATGCTAAAAATGTAGCCGGTGCTCCGGTTACGGGTGGCGCCTGGTTAAAACAGGAAAGCCGTACCTATCATGCCGATGCACAGTGGAACTTATCCAAGTACACCAAGGTATTAGACCTGTTGATCGGTGCCGATGCCCGTATTTACGAGGTGATCCCTGATGGGAATAACTTTGTAGATTTTAAAAGACCCCTGGCCGACAGGAACAAACCTTTAGCGGATGGCTCTTTTGGGGATAATGTGTATTATAAAAAATTCGGCGCTTTTTCTCAGGTCACCAAAACTTTCTTTGATGAAAAGCTGAAATTGTTCGGTTCTATCCGTGTAGACTACAATCCTGAATTTGAAGCGAAGATCAATCCAAGAGTGGCTGCGGTTTATACTATAGCCAAAAGGCACAACTTCCGCGCCTCTTTCCAAAACGGGTACCGGTTCCCGGCTTTATTTGAAGCGGTATCTTTTGTAAACAATGGAAATATCAGAAGGGTTGGCGGTTTGTCTTACATCAACGATGGCCTCAATTACCTGGATAACTCCTACACCTTGTCTTCCATTAATGTGTTCAATGCAAAGGTAAACGCCGATGTTAAGGCTTCCGGGGGTACCTTAACAGAAAACCAGGCTGCCATCAACAACAAGGCACTGCTGGAAATCACAAGCCTGTCGGCAACCAGGCCAGAGCGGATCAATTCATTTGAGGTGGGCTACAAAAGCATCCTTTTAGACAACAAGCTGGTGGTTGATATAGATGCCTATGTGAACCAGTATGACGGTTTTCTTGGCCAGGTAGAAGTGGCCGTCCCTTATGCAGCCGGCCTTACCAGCCAGCTTACCGTTGGGTCGGATGATGCGGCCATTGCCGCGCTGGCTTCTAAAAGAAATGCCCAGCAAACACGCTACAGGGTTTATACCAATGCAAAAAACAAATACAACAACTACGGTTCTTCTTTAGGTATCACCTATAATTTCTTTGAAAAATATACAGTTGTAGGTAATGTCAGCTTTAACGACATCACGAAAAATAAACAGGCAGATGTTTTCGTAACTGGCTTCAATACCCCTAAATGGTCTACGAATATTTCTTTTGGTAACCGCGAGATCCTGAAAAACCTGGGTTTCAACATTGCATGGAAATGGCAGGAAGAATTCTTGTGGGAAAGCCCGCTTGTTAACGGAACAGTACCGGCCTTCAATACGTTCGACGCACAGGTTACTTACCGCGTACCGCAATCTAAAGCAACGCTTAAAGTTGGCGGCACCAATATATTCAATAAAAACTACGTGCAGTATGCAGGCGGACCAACACTTGGGGCGCTCTACTACGCTGCAGTTACATTAGATGGGCTGCTGACCAAATAA
- a CDS encoding MATE family efflux transporter has translation MLTSLYTKYKPYYSDNLRLAMPIVVSQLGHTLVHLADSVIVGHFAGTVQLAAVSLVNSLFMLILVIGMGLAYGLTPLIAQENGRKNYEECGKLLSNSLIINFFTALILYTFVHLGTLLVIDHIGQSPEVVAYAKPYLGYLGISIIPLMIFQTFKQFAEGLGFTKQAMFVSIWGNLLNVILGIIFVKGMFGIPAMGVKGVGLSTLIDRTLMAIVMSAYVMRSEHFKRYIQSFRLTCIDKVRSLKIVKIGAPVALQYSFEISAFSGAAILIGTIGAVEQAAHQVAINLAAVTYMMASGIASAATIKTGNNFGKQNFDDLRKSAIASYHVILLFMSITAIMFIAANNFLPYIYTEDKAVISIAAQLLIIAGFFQLFDGTQVVGLGVLRGVGDVNIPTIITFIAYWIIGIPLGYLLGIVLGLGVNGIWYGLTFGLLTASVLLFIRFQSKTKVLISSSGD, from the coding sequence ATGTTGACGAGTCTTTATACAAAATACAAACCTTATTATTCCGATAATTTACGTCTGGCCATGCCTATCGTAGTGTCTCAGCTTGGACATACCCTGGTGCATCTGGCCGATAGTGTTATTGTAGGTCATTTTGCCGGAACTGTTCAGCTCGCGGCCGTATCGCTTGTAAACAGTTTATTTATGCTGATCCTGGTGATCGGCATGGGCCTGGCTTATGGATTAACCCCATTGATTGCACAGGAAAATGGCCGTAAAAACTATGAGGAATGTGGAAAGCTGTTGTCAAACAGTCTCATCATCAATTTCTTTACTGCCTTAATCCTGTATACTTTTGTTCACCTGGGCACTTTACTGGTCATAGACCATATTGGTCAATCGCCAGAGGTAGTGGCTTACGCAAAGCCTTATCTGGGCTATCTGGGAATTTCCATTATACCCTTAATGATATTCCAGACTTTCAAACAATTTGCCGAAGGTCTTGGCTTTACCAAACAGGCCATGTTTGTTTCCATATGGGGTAACCTGCTGAATGTGATCCTTGGAATTATCTTTGTAAAAGGAATGTTTGGCATACCTGCAATGGGTGTTAAAGGTGTAGGACTAAGCACATTGATAGACCGTACCCTAATGGCTATAGTGATGTCGGCCTACGTGATGCGTTCGGAACATTTTAAGCGCTACATTCAAAGTTTCAGGTTAACCTGCATAGATAAAGTGAGGAGCCTGAAAATTGTAAAAATCGGTGCGCCTGTTGCCTTACAATATTCATTTGAAATCAGTGCCTTTAGCGGTGCCGCCATTCTGATCGGCACCATTGGTGCTGTAGAACAGGCTGCGCACCAGGTTGCCATTAACCTGGCCGCGGTAACTTATATGATGGCCAGCGGAATTGCATCAGCTGCGACCATTAAAACGGGCAATAATTTTGGTAAACAGAACTTTGATGATCTCAGGAAATCAGCCATTGCCAGCTATCATGTCATTCTTTTGTTCATGAGCATAACAGCAATTATGTTTATCGCAGCCAACAACTTTCTTCCGTATATCTATACGGAAGATAAAGCTGTAATCAGCATAGCTGCTCAGCTATTGATCATTGCAGGCTTCTTTCAGCTATTTGATGGCACACAGGTAGTCGGACTCGGTGTTTTACGTGGTGTTGGTGATGTGAACATCCCTACCATCATTACCTTTATTGCCTACTGGATCATTGGCATCCCCCTGGGATACCTGCTGGGTATAGTGTTGGGGCTTGGGGTTAACGGCATCTGGTACGGCCTCACATTTGGCTTGCTTACCGCCTCTGTCCTGCTCTTCATCAGGTTCCAGAGCAAAACGAAAGTGCTGATCAGCAGTTCTGGAGATTAA
- a CDS encoding AlbA family DNA-binding domain-containing protein encodes MNIRKLILQGEGTTLDFKKTITSNEKIAKSLVAFANNKGGQLLIGVADDGSIKGVKSEDEERYMITKSAHQFCKPAIEPEFEEVYVDDKLVLVVKIAASDTKPHYALDENKKWWVYYRVKDKSLLASKIMVDVIKKSSDKNGQLITYTEQEKKLFEHLGEKGRITLKEFSKLTRSSYRQAQKVLVNLIISGVITPHSSEKEEYFTGN; translated from the coding sequence ATGAATATCAGGAAACTAATTTTACAGGGTGAAGGTACCACATTAGATTTCAAAAAAACCATTACCAGCAATGAAAAAATAGCCAAAAGCCTTGTTGCATTTGCCAACAATAAGGGCGGGCAGCTGTTGATCGGCGTGGCCGACGATGGCAGCATAAAAGGTGTAAAATCGGAAGATGAAGAACGGTATATGATCACGAAATCAGCACACCAGTTTTGCAAGCCCGCTATTGAACCAGAATTTGAAGAGGTATATGTAGATGATAAACTGGTCCTTGTGGTTAAGATCGCAGCGAGTGATACCAAGCCCCACTATGCGCTGGATGAAAACAAGAAATGGTGGGTATATTACCGGGTTAAAGACAAAAGTTTGCTCGCCAGTAAGATCATGGTTGATGTGATCAAAAAAAGCAGCGATAAAAACGGGCAGCTGATTACTTATACAGAACAGGAGAAAAAGCTTTTTGAGCATCTGGGTGAGAAAGGCCGCATCACCCTGAAGGAATTCAGCAAGCTAACCAGGAGTTCGTACAGGCAGGCACAAAAGGTATTGGTAAACCTGATCATCAGTGGTGTAATTACACCCCATTCCTCCGAAAAGGAAGAATATTTTACCGGTAACTGA
- a CDS encoding DUF4442 domain-containing protein encodes MVVSEKTLKWGLCLYPPLLFQRIWVRKFHKGFRGVDVKIAKSLLNKNYNGSIFGGTIYAATDPFYALLFDQLLQRAGFKVRVWLKSASIQYLKPGRGNLYFTITVTDEMLNDAIIALNTSGKFVKAYPMEITNAAGELCATVMNEVYIRNLHQGEEPRIAY; translated from the coding sequence ATGGTTGTATCGGAAAAAACCCTTAAATGGGGCTTGTGTTTATATCCTCCTTTATTATTTCAGCGCATATGGGTCAGAAAATTTCATAAGGGTTTTCGGGGCGTTGATGTGAAAATTGCAAAAAGCCTTTTAAATAAAAACTACAATGGTTCTATTTTTGGCGGCACCATTTATGCGGCAACCGACCCCTTCTATGCCCTGCTGTTCGATCAATTGCTGCAAAGAGCAGGCTTCAAAGTGCGGGTCTGGCTTAAAAGCGCCTCCATTCAGTACCTTAAACCAGGAAGGGGAAATTTATATTTTACCATAACAGTTACGGATGAAATGCTAAACGATGCCATAATAGCGTTAAATACCAGCGGTAAGTTTGTAAAAGCCTATCCAATGGAAATTACAAATGCAGCCGGGGAGCTTTGTGCCACAGTAATGAACGAGGTTTATATACGGAACCTCCATCAGGGAGAAGAACCACGTATTGCTTATTAA
- a CDS encoding phosphoribosylpyrophosphate synthetase, which translates to MYIYDTLTDAVSDLEKRGYEHDFNLTAEYIECKAIDIQLMPEEFEIDEFYRFEGMTDPDDSAVIYAISSPVGNLKGVLIDAYGAYAENISPELLDKLKVHH; encoded by the coding sequence ATGTACATATACGACACCCTTACCGACGCAGTATCAGACCTGGAGAAACGGGGCTACGAACACGATTTCAATTTAACAGCTGAATATATAGAGTGTAAAGCTATAGACATTCAGTTGATGCCGGAAGAATTTGAGATTGACGAGTTTTATCGTTTTGAAGGAATGACCGATCCGGATGATAGTGCAGTCATCTATGCCATTTCATCTCCTGTGGGTAATTTAAAGGGCGTACTTATCGACGCTTATGGCGCATATGCTGAGAATATCTCGCCGGAATTGCTGGATAAATTAAAGGTACATCATTAG
- a CDS encoding coproporphyrinogen III oxidase, with amino-acid sequence MKKLILSLAVAGTLTIAISACNSTKNVSGSSDTTRVDTTMAVPPADTTKKMPDTMKTMPPDTTKMPPSR; translated from the coding sequence ATGAAAAAGCTAATTTTAAGTCTTGCTGTTGCCGGTACTTTGACAATAGCCATCTCAGCATGCAATTCAACAAAAAATGTTTCGGGCAGTTCAGATACAACGAGGGTTGACACAACAATGGCTGTGCCACCCGCAGACACAACTAAAAAAATGCCGGATACCATGAAAACAATGCCGCCTGATACCACAAAAATGCCACCTTCCCGATAA